One window from the genome of Pyrobaculum ferrireducens encodes:
- a CDS encoding ABC transporter substrate-binding protein, which yields MPKVKGISKGALAGIVIALVLIAAAAVLLMQPKAPPTTTPTTTPPTTTPQTTPTTTQTTTPTTPQTTQTTTATTPSPTATQTTTSPSPTATAPQKVFHKNVIYIINNDATARIQLYKTGTADIAAVPLDRLNEVVGTKMGNYMIELREDPNLLTLTIEYIVLNANKEPFNNPLVRQALAWAVPYDAILSRIYANRYARLYAVIPKGLPGYTDYGIVKYTYNITKAQELIKKSGIDPTKYTIVIDFNLGNDQRAQTAALLANAWARLGFKVTTEPLNWPTLLSKTEKGDFDVYIIGWLPDYLDPDDYASPLFYGGTRFKTLDVVEGTAQQISSMLSSAKVFDVGEAVVVVGPKGSGAKAEVPAGKKIYIVAYEVDLANTKPVNASTGFVDINPAFYRNYDVDAMIVAARTHFDPMLREALYKAISIASNVDPAIIWLGQAKFFMHNWNWVKGRYYTPLELERYDLLWETPDAPVVSTGIKDYKNGPDTYVIATIGWPQSFDPAASYESFGWEIFTQIGTTLVTFWRENTEYVVPSGAVAWAHDENGTTWYFVIRGGMKAYEPWNNKVYDIDAVDVLFSIWRIARLSLDPSWMITTYVDVNASSVLTEDEFKQVLSKGLVTEYAGKSYNVKSWDDLMKIFGYSGPTAGVVKLELTQAYPAILPILAAPFTMIVSMQYALGDKYQQALADSNNGKNPAAWAKYVTTGEDDATHRLLHEKPISTGPYYVADYQQDSYIVLKYNPYYWNATLWQQLYGFKP from the coding sequence ATGCCTAAAGTTAAGGGTATTTCAAAAGGTGCGCTAGCCGGTATTGTTATTGCCCTTGTGTTGATCGCGGCCGCGGCTGTGCTACTGATGCAGCCAAAAGCCCCCCCGACCACAACCCCCACCACGACTCCACCGACGACAACTCCACAAACCACTCCAACTACGACGCAAACCACTACACCGACAACTCCACAGACAACTCAAACTACCACCGCTACTACGCCGTCTCCCACAGCGACGCAGACCACAACCTCGCCTTCACCCACGGCAACTGCCCCTCAGAAGGTCTTCCACAAAAATGTGATCTACATTATCAACAACGACGCGACGGCTAGGATACAGCTCTACAAGACTGGAACCGCTGACATTGCCGCCGTGCCGCTGGATAGGCTGAACGAGGTGGTGGGGACTAAGATGGGGAACTACATGATAGAGCTACGGGAGGATCCCAACTTACTGACGCTTACAATAGAGTACATCGTCTTAAACGCCAATAAGGAGCCCTTTAACAACCCACTCGTTAGACAAGCGCTGGCCTGGGCGGTGCCCTACGACGCAATCCTCTCCAGAATATACGCAAACAGATACGCCAGGCTGTACGCCGTAATTCCAAAGGGCCTGCCCGGCTACACAGACTATGGCATTGTTAAGTACACCTACAACATTACCAAGGCACAGGAGTTGATAAAGAAGAGCGGCATAGATCCCACAAAGTATACAATAGTAATCGACTTCAACCTCGGCAACGACCAGCGCGCCCAGACCGCGGCCCTCCTGGCCAACGCCTGGGCCAGGCTAGGCTTTAAAGTGACCACAGAGCCTCTGAACTGGCCGACGTTGCTGAGCAAGACGGAGAAGGGAGACTTCGACGTGTATATAATCGGCTGGCTACCAGACTACCTGGACCCAGACGACTACGCAAGCCCGCTGTTCTACGGCGGCACCAGGTTCAAGACGCTAGATGTAGTTGAGGGCACGGCTCAGCAGATATCCTCCATGCTCTCCTCCGCGAAGGTGTTCGACGTGGGAGAAGCCGTTGTTGTCGTAGGACCGAAGGGTAGCGGCGCCAAGGCTGAGGTCCCCGCCGGGAAGAAGATCTACATAGTGGCTTACGAGGTGGATCTGGCGAATACCAAACCAGTGAACGCCAGCACAGGTTTCGTAGACATCAACCCAGCGTTCTACAGGAATTACGATGTAGACGCCATGATAGTCGCCGCGAGGACGCATTTTGACCCAATGCTGAGAGAAGCTCTCTACAAGGCGATATCGATAGCCAGCAACGTAGATCCCGCGATTATATGGCTAGGCCAGGCAAAGTTCTTCATGCACAACTGGAACTGGGTGAAGGGGCGCTACTATACGCCTCTGGAGCTCGAGAGATACGACCTGCTGTGGGAGACGCCGGACGCCCCCGTCGTCAGCACTGGTATCAAGGACTACAAGAACGGCCCCGACACATACGTCATAGCCACCATCGGCTGGCCACAGAGCTTTGACCCCGCCGCAAGCTACGAGTCTTTTGGCTGGGAAATCTTCACGCAAATAGGCACTACGTTAGTCACCTTCTGGAGGGAGAATACTGAGTACGTGGTGCCTTCTGGAGCGGTGGCTTGGGCCCACGACGAAAACGGCACCACGTGGTATTTCGTGATTAGGGGTGGGATGAAGGCGTACGAGCCGTGGAATAACAAGGTTTATGACATCGATGCGGTTGACGTGTTGTTCTCCATATGGAGGATAGCCAGGCTGTCGCTGGACCCCAGCTGGATGATCACTACATACGTAGACGTCAATGCCAGCTCCGTCTTGACCGAAGACGAGTTTAAGCAAGTGCTCTCCAAGGGGCTTGTCACAGAGTACGCCGGGAAGTCCTACAACGTGAAGAGTTGGGACGACTTGATGAAAATCTTCGGCTACTCCGGCCCCACGGCCGGGGTGGTCAAGCTCGAGCTGACGCAGGCGTACCCGGCGATTCTGCCTATACTCGCGGCGCCGTTTACAATGATTGTGTCGATGCAGTACGCCCTCGGCGACAAGTACCAACAGGCACTAGCAGATTCTAACAACGGAAAGAACCCGGCTGCGTGGGCAAAATACGTCACGACAGGCGAGGACGACGCCACTCACAGACTTCTCCACGAGAAGCCCATATCTACCGGCCCCTACTACGTAGCCGACTACCAGCAGGATTCATACATAGTGTTGAAGTACAACCCGTACTACTGGAACGCCACACTGTGGCAACAGCTATACGGATTTAAACCCTAA
- a CDS encoding S41 family peptidase, whose amino-acid sequence MRGYYLHPDIYGDEVVFVAEDDLWKYSGGVGQRLTSDFGVVVRPKFSPDGRWIAFTRLQQTDQGTTADVYVVPSGGGEPRRVTYFGTPFTRIVGWIPDGRVLVYSDFKTPFPQWRELYAVSLDGIYERLNLGPATALVYGRGGVVVLGRNTYDLPYWKRYRGGTKGVLWISRDGGKTFEKFLDLPGNITSPMIVGDRVYFVSDHEGVGNLYSVDLAGGDLKRHTNFKDYYVRNASSDGRRVVFQVAGDIWLYDPAADRLEKLGIDLPLSRKAKMAKFVDAVKYLEYFALASGERIALVSRGQAFIVPSWEGAVLQLGARGGGVRYKHIATDGERVAVATYDGAVEVYGMDGALIKRLEPGIGIIEALALRQTRLAAANHRGELWIIDMETGSAQLADKSEYGLITEMAWHPSGRWLAYAKPAGVYTQNIKLLDAATRRTYDVTTPTAYDYSPAFDPEGRYLYFLSRRALNPALDPVQFSYIFAKHSKPYLAVLKKGDTSPFVEYRRAEGKTEDIDVEGIATRVEPIPVEEGLYAAVVGLKGGKVAWLKYDVEGALRYYLWSAQERRGAVEVYDLETKLKDQLMSGVSALRASPDGRYVLVKEENRLRLIDVDKKPDLQSREPGRKSGVLDMSRVKVYVEPEREWRQMFHEAWLLMKEHYWRGDLNGVDWDAVYRKYEPLLSRVGTRYELSDLINEMQGELGTSHAYEIVPDFEVDKPYLVGGLGAEFKWDGGCWRVAKIYMGDPSYENEKSPLLAPGVDVREGDCVVAIAGVKLGLGAPPEYALLNRTSDTVAVEVERGGEVKRYIVRTVRDERYIIYRHWVEANRRYVHQRTGGAVGYIHIPDMGPSGYAEFFKSLNAEGDKEAFIIDVRYNRGGHTSGMLILRAAVGIFGKFLTRHFKPFPYPELVLPRKLVLVTNEHAGSDGDIFTYDFKRLKLGPVVGKRTWGGTVGIDTRYKLVDGTIITQPKYAFWTDDVGTGIEGYGVDPDVEVEIAPQDYREGRDPQLDKAIELIKGGD is encoded by the coding sequence ATGCGGGGCTACTACCTCCACCCAGATATCTACGGCGACGAGGTGGTTTTCGTAGCTGAGGACGATCTCTGGAAGTACTCAGGCGGGGTGGGGCAGAGACTTACGTCGGACTTCGGCGTCGTGGTGAGGCCGAAGTTCTCTCCAGACGGGAGGTGGATTGCCTTTACACGGCTACAGCAGACGGACCAGGGCACGACAGCCGACGTATATGTGGTGCCGTCAGGAGGCGGGGAGCCGAGGCGCGTAACCTACTTCGGCACCCCCTTCACCAGAATAGTGGGATGGATCCCCGACGGGAGGGTCCTGGTCTACAGCGACTTTAAAACACCCTTCCCCCAGTGGCGCGAGCTGTACGCGGTGTCGCTAGACGGCATCTACGAAAGGCTGAACCTAGGCCCAGCCACCGCGCTGGTCTACGGGAGGGGTGGTGTGGTGGTGCTGGGCAGAAATACCTACGACCTCCCCTACTGGAAGCGGTACAGAGGAGGCACGAAGGGGGTGCTGTGGATAAGCAGAGACGGCGGGAAGACCTTTGAGAAGTTCCTCGACCTCCCGGGCAACATCACCTCCCCCATGATCGTGGGGGACAGAGTCTACTTCGTCTCCGACCACGAGGGGGTGGGCAACCTCTACTCCGTGGATCTCGCAGGCGGGGATCTCAAAAGGCACACTAATTTCAAGGACTACTACGTGAGAAATGCCAGTAGCGACGGGAGGCGGGTTGTGTTCCAGGTGGCTGGGGACATATGGCTGTACGACCCCGCGGCGGATAGGCTTGAGAAGCTAGGCATCGACCTGCCCCTCTCCCGCAAGGCGAAGATGGCCAAGTTCGTAGACGCTGTGAAGTACCTCGAGTACTTTGCCCTCGCCTCCGGCGAGAGAATAGCCCTAGTCTCCAGAGGACAGGCCTTTATCGTCCCCAGCTGGGAGGGGGCTGTGCTACAGCTAGGCGCCCGCGGAGGCGGCGTGCGCTACAAACACATAGCCACAGACGGGGAGAGGGTCGCCGTGGCCACCTACGACGGCGCCGTGGAGGTGTACGGCATGGACGGCGCGTTGATAAAGAGGCTGGAGCCCGGGATAGGCATAATCGAGGCCCTGGCGCTGAGGCAGACGAGGCTCGCCGCGGCGAACCACAGAGGCGAGCTCTGGATAATAGACATGGAGACGGGCTCGGCGCAGCTGGCAGACAAGAGCGAGTACGGCCTCATCACTGAGATGGCGTGGCACCCCTCCGGGAGGTGGCTCGCCTACGCCAAGCCAGCCGGCGTCTACACCCAAAACATCAAGCTCCTCGACGCCGCCACTAGGAGGACGTACGACGTGACTACGCCAACCGCCTACGACTACTCCCCGGCCTTCGATCCAGAGGGGAGGTACCTCTATTTCCTATCCAGGAGGGCCCTCAACCCCGCGCTGGACCCCGTGCAGTTCAGCTACATATTCGCCAAGCACTCAAAACCCTACCTCGCAGTCTTAAAGAAAGGCGACACCTCGCCATTTGTCGAATACAGAAGGGCTGAGGGTAAGACCGAGGATATAGACGTGGAGGGCATCGCCACACGGGTGGAGCCGATCCCCGTCGAGGAGGGCCTCTACGCTGCCGTGGTCGGCCTGAAGGGGGGGAAGGTGGCGTGGCTGAAGTACGACGTGGAGGGCGCCCTGAGGTACTACCTCTGGTCTGCCCAGGAGCGGAGGGGAGCAGTGGAGGTATACGACCTAGAGACCAAGCTGAAGGATCAGCTGATGTCCGGCGTCTCCGCGCTGAGGGCCTCGCCCGACGGTAGGTATGTCCTAGTCAAAGAGGAGAACAGGCTTAGGCTCATAGACGTGGATAAGAAGCCCGACCTCCAGTCCAGGGAGCCTGGGCGGAAGAGCGGCGTTCTCGACATGTCCCGGGTAAAGGTGTACGTAGAGCCGGAGAGGGAGTGGAGGCAGATGTTCCACGAGGCCTGGCTTTTGATGAAGGAGCACTACTGGCGGGGCGATTTAAACGGGGTGGATTGGGACGCCGTCTATAGGAAGTACGAGCCTCTGCTGAGCCGCGTCGGCACTAGGTACGAACTCAGCGATTTGATAAACGAGATGCAGGGAGAGCTAGGCACTAGCCACGCCTACGAAATAGTGCCAGACTTCGAGGTGGACAAGCCCTACCTCGTCGGCGGGCTCGGCGCCGAGTTTAAGTGGGACGGCGGGTGCTGGCGCGTGGCGAAGATATACATGGGGGATCCCTCCTACGAAAACGAGAAGTCCCCCCTCCTCGCCCCGGGCGTCGACGTGAGGGAGGGGGACTGCGTGGTGGCAATCGCCGGCGTGAAGCTCGGCCTGGGGGCGCCGCCCGAGTACGCACTTCTAAACAGGACAAGCGACACGGTGGCCGTGGAGGTGGAGAGAGGCGGCGAGGTGAAGAGGTACATCGTGAGGACGGTGCGCGACGAGAGGTACATCATATACCGCCACTGGGTCGAGGCGAACAGGCGCTACGTACACCAGCGCACCGGCGGCGCCGTGGGCTACATCCACATACCCGACATGGGGCCCTCGGGATACGCCGAGTTTTTCAAATCGCTAAACGCCGAGGGGGACAAGGAGGCGTTTATAATAGACGTGAGGTACAACAGAGGCGGCCACACCTCAGGAATGCTGATCCTAAGAGCCGCCGTGGGCATATTCGGAAAATTCCTCACCCGCCACTTCAAGCCGTTTCCATACCCCGAGCTGGTGTTGCCGAGGAAGCTGGTGCTCGTCACAAATGAACACGCGGGGTCAGACGGCGACATCTTCACCTACGACTTCAAGCGGCTGAAGCTCGGCCCAGTGGTGGGCAAGAGGACCTGGGGCGGCACAGTAGGCATAGACACCCGCTACAAGCTGGTAGACGGCACCATAATCACCCAGCCGAAATACGCCTTCTGGACAGACGACGTCGGAACCGGCATAGAGGGCTACGGAGTCGACCCCGACGTAGAGGTAGAAATAGCGCCGCAGGACTACAGAGAAGGCCGCGATCCCCAGCTGGATAAAGCCATAGAATTAATAAAGGGCGGGGATTAG
- a CDS encoding glycerate kinase type-2 family protein: MSIRNRESLVKLPRGEVLTKALEEALAAADPYTAVASSVKRRGDVVEVGGKAVEVGGGVHVVGFGKASGKMAEALVDLLGDLVRGGVVITPTGGGRAGPIELVKGDHPIPKDNTLSASHRLVEYLEGVGEGDLVFVVISGGGSALFELPEEGIQLEDIAHVSGELMRRGADIVELNAVRKRLSRVKGGKLLKFIKARHVASLIVSDVVGDRLDTIASGPTAPDGTTREFAIRVLKKYGLWEELPTRIRAVIESGGDTVKEGDPVLAKVWNIIVANNLTSLRSAGGYLKGVGYSPLILTSMLEGEAREAGRVLASVAKSVVYHGLPGRPPLALLAGGETVVTVRGGGRGGRNQELCLSFALAIRGMRNISAACMGTDGVDGNSPAAGAVVDGGVVEEAEARGLDPLEYLNNNDSYTFFNHLGRDIITGYTGTNVNDVFIAVIDPT; the protein is encoded by the coding sequence GTGTCTATCCGTAACCGTGAGTCGCTTGTAAAACTCCCCCGCGGCGAGGTGTTGACAAAAGCGCTGGAGGAGGCCCTGGCCGCGGCAGATCCCTACACGGCGGTGGCCTCTAGCGTGAAAAGAAGAGGTGACGTAGTCGAGGTAGGAGGGAAGGCGGTGGAGGTGGGGGGAGGGGTCCACGTCGTGGGGTTTGGGAAGGCGTCGGGGAAGATGGCCGAGGCGTTGGTAGATCTACTCGGCGACTTGGTGAGGGGCGGGGTAGTCATAACGCCAACCGGAGGCGGCCGCGCCGGGCCTATAGAGCTGGTTAAGGGAGATCACCCAATTCCTAAAGACAACACCTTGTCTGCTTCCCACCGCCTTGTCGAATATCTTGAAGGCGTGGGGGAGGGGGACCTCGTATTTGTTGTAATTTCGGGAGGTGGATCGGCGTTGTTTGAACTGCCGGAAGAGGGGATACAGCTTGAAGATATTGCCCACGTATCTGGCGAGTTGATGAGGAGGGGGGCGGATATAGTGGAGTTAAACGCAGTTAGGAAAAGGCTGTCAAGAGTGAAGGGCGGCAAGCTCCTAAAGTTCATAAAGGCTAGGCATGTGGCGTCGCTGATAGTGAGCGACGTCGTGGGAGATCGTCTAGACACGATAGCGTCTGGACCCACGGCGCCTGACGGGACAACTAGGGAATTCGCCATAAGAGTGTTGAAAAAGTACGGGCTGTGGGAAGAGCTTCCTACACGCATCCGTGCGGTTATAGAAAGTGGAGGCGACACTGTCAAGGAGGGGGACCCAGTCTTAGCCAAGGTGTGGAATATCATCGTGGCCAATAACTTGACGTCGCTACGTAGCGCCGGCGGCTACCTAAAAGGCGTCGGCTACAGCCCCTTGATCCTCACCTCGATGCTAGAGGGCGAGGCCCGCGAAGCGGGGCGGGTCCTAGCCTCCGTGGCGAAGAGCGTTGTTTACCACGGCCTGCCCGGGAGGCCCCCACTTGCGCTACTGGCAGGAGGCGAGACAGTCGTCACGGTGCGGGGAGGGGGCCGCGGCGGGAGAAACCAAGAGCTCTGCCTATCCTTTGCACTCGCCATCAGAGGTATGCGCAACATCTCGGCCGCCTGCATGGGGACAGACGGCGTAGATGGAAACAGCCCAGCGGCCGGGGCTGTGGTAGATGGAGGAGTCGTGGAAGAGGCGGAGGCGAGGGGGCTAGACCCACTGGAATACCTAAACAATAACGACAGCTACACATTCTTTAACCATCTAGGCAGGGACATAATCACCGGATACACAGGTACTAATGTAAACGACGTATTTATAGCAGTGATAGACCCCACCTAG
- a CDS encoding vitamin K epoxide reductase family protein, whose product MRYLLVALALSAAGILSRLAGYEQLGIWLLAAGGLAHTLLNKPGDVCRRGRFAGCVVVLGSPYARPLGIPLEYVGAAWFGGVPLAFHLGFGQMWALLAVLGVVLLVGMEVRLKALCLYCTVAHIIGLICAVFLLL is encoded by the coding sequence GTGAGATATTTACTCGTCGCATTGGCGCTCTCCGCCGCGGGGATCTTGTCGAGGTTAGCGGGGTACGAGCAACTTGGTATATGGCTACTCGCGGCGGGGGGCTTGGCCCACACCCTCCTGAATAAGCCGGGAGATGTGTGTAGAAGAGGTAGGTTTGCCGGTTGCGTGGTGGTGCTCGGATCTCCATACGCGAGGCCTCTTGGGATACCTCTTGAATACGTGGGGGCGGCGTGGTTCGGCGGCGTGCCCCTCGCGTTTCATCTAGGTTTTGGACAGATGTGGGCCCTACTGGCTGTGTTAGGCGTGGTGTTGTTAGTCGGAATGGAGGTGAGGCTTAAGGCGCTGTGTCTATACTGCACAGTTGCGCACATAATTGGGCTGATATGCGCCGTCTTTCTACTTCTATGA
- a CDS encoding SRPBCC domain-containing protein has translation MRVVESGQFQVNKPPREVVEMLKKPEVVAKLIPGVSNVQKSGDEYMGEASVRLGHLSGRMNARFKYAEVRDDGVVVVGRATGLQTTADFKIEVAATPGGSGSVVSWRFEGEARGLAATLAPSLVSGALRKMAEEAAQNLAQYINES, from the coding sequence ATGCGCGTGGTGGAATCTGGCCAGTTTCAAGTGAACAAGCCGCCCCGGGAGGTGGTGGAGATGTTGAAAAAGCCGGAGGTGGTGGCGAAGCTCATACCAGGGGTCTCCAACGTGCAGAAGTCCGGCGATGAGTACATGGGCGAGGCGTCGGTGAGGCTTGGGCACCTCTCCGGCAGGATGAACGCCCGCTTCAAATACGCAGAGGTTCGCGACGACGGCGTAGTGGTCGTAGGGAGGGCCACGGGGCTCCAGACAACGGCAGACTTCAAAATAGAGGTTGCTGCGACCCCCGGCGGCTCGGGGTCTGTGGTCAGCTGGAGATTCGAGGGCGAGGCCCGGGGCCTAGCCGCAACGCTGGCGCCCTCGCTTGTGAGCGGTGCTTTGAGAAAAATGGCAGAGGAGGCGGCGCAGAATTTAGCCCAGTACATCAATGAATCATAG
- a CDS encoding ATP-binding protein gives MRIIRRSECGQLARARSWTLLYGRRKVGKTTLLRTCAPHDLYVLVGHGGGHAVVGDEVVPVEEAVREVGAVLRKGGVAVVDEFQRFPTRYWDLVASWSPRGVLIAAGSSYGIVHKVFDKSSPLLGLFSPLHIDIIAYEEVLAQVGDPLLAVVWRDPWAIPHISSVEELRERARDLALIARGLIGEVFTEEDRELTDTYWRAILLVAEGYWKSTDVAGALGLRGGLASASSILSKLSKMGVLRAVPTLGRERYYTVRSPVLSLILYAEAKYSVSDLGAAPPELPIGREVQFTVGEMLASYYGAVQRYSPREDIDVVLTRGRRRLWAFEVKLGPFTRPEAAEAVARLRKVAEKAGLVSLSERPPEVGDVSLGPRELYQMARELAKSRGVI, from the coding sequence GTGAGAATAATTCGACGTAGTGAATGTGGCCAGTTGGCCAGGGCCCGTAGCTGGACTTTGTTGTACGGTAGGCGGAAGGTTGGCAAGACCACGCTACTTAGGACTTGTGCCCCCCATGACCTCTACGTGCTGGTGGGCCACGGCGGGGGCCACGCAGTGGTGGGTGACGAGGTGGTGCCGGTGGAGGAGGCGGTTAGGGAGGTGGGCGCCGTGTTGAGGAAGGGCGGCGTCGCCGTGGTTGACGAATTCCAGCGGTTTCCCACGAGGTACTGGGATTTGGTGGCCAGCTGGTCTCCACGTGGGGTTTTGATAGCGGCGGGCTCCAGCTACGGGATTGTTCACAAGGTATTTGACAAGTCCAGCCCCCTCCTCGGGCTCTTCTCCCCCCTCCACATAGACATAATTGCATACGAGGAGGTTCTGGCGCAGGTAGGGGACCCCCTCCTCGCCGTGGTGTGGAGAGATCCGTGGGCCATACCCCACATAAGTAGCGTAGAAGAGCTCAGGGAGAGGGCGCGGGATCTGGCGCTGATCGCCAGGGGGCTCATCGGCGAGGTCTTCACGGAGGAGGACAGGGAGTTGACTGATACATACTGGAGGGCTATACTGCTGGTGGCGGAGGGGTACTGGAAGAGCACAGACGTGGCGGGGGCCCTGGGCCTCAGAGGCGGCCTCGCCTCGGCGTCCTCCATCCTCTCTAAACTTTCTAAGATGGGCGTTTTGAGGGCTGTGCCTACCCTCGGGCGGGAAAGGTACTACACAGTGAGGTCGCCGGTGCTCTCCCTTATCCTCTACGCCGAGGCTAAGTACAGCGTCAGCGACCTAGGCGCGGCCCCGCCTGAGTTGCCGATCGGGCGGGAGGTCCAGTTCACAGTGGGGGAGATGCTCGCCAGCTACTACGGAGCCGTCCAGCGGTACTCGCCCCGCGAGGATATCGACGTGGTGCTGACAAGAGGGCGTAGGAGGCTGTGGGCCTTTGAGGTGAAGCTCGGCCCCTTCACAAGGCCGGAGGCCGCCGAGGCGGTCGCGAGGCTTAGAAAGGTGGCCGAGAAGGCGGGTCTCGTCAGCCTCTCGGAGAGGCCGCCGGAGGTGGGCGATGTCTCGCTTGGGCCCCGGGAGCTGTACCAAATGGCGAGGGAGCTTGCGAAAAGCCGAGGCGTCATTTAA
- a CDS encoding HepT-like ribonuclease domain-containing protein: MYLLMSQSQALIDMAEMAVSLLGLSARGYIDAGRQLMIHGVFTENDFKLYMNIVKFRNVLVNKYQLIK, from the coding sequence ATGTATCTCCTCATGTCTCAAAGCCAGGCGCTTATAGACATGGCAGAGATGGCTGTCTCACTGCTGGGGCTCTCAGCCAGGGGCTATATAGACGCCGGCAGACAATTAATGATCCACGGAGTTTTTACAGAAAATGATTTTAAACTCTATATGAACATAGTTAAGTTTAGAAATGTTCTTGTTAATAAATATCAACTTATTAAATAG
- the nrfD gene encoding NrfD/PsrC family molybdoenzyme membrane anchor subunit: MTAFQEIWSPYLIGPFLWLAGIAGMGSVAYVMLARQRVEGYQRLAYALLPAIVLALVFVVADLSRPWNMPGAILSSILGGTFGWVRSWMAVGIALISLGTVLLLFLTLRYIAASSVLVRIVDSTWYGVLLVVVGVLITIYSGFLIAAAPGIPFWNTALIPVLWLLSASVCALALVELLLHHGDVTRQVVRMGVALESAELIAVMALINLALYGGSTAARLSAQALAYGSLAAAFWGGLVGLGVVIPLAIGIVSMKRQSRALTAAAAVLALIGALLLRILVLQAGVFEPIP, encoded by the coding sequence ATGACAGCGTTTCAAGAAATCTGGTCTCCATATCTAATTGGGCCGTTTCTGTGGCTGGCCGGCATAGCTGGGATGGGGTCGGTGGCTTATGTAATGCTGGCACGGCAGAGGGTAGAGGGTTACCAGAGGCTTGCATACGCCTTACTACCGGCGATCGTCTTGGCGCTGGTGTTTGTAGTGGCCGACCTGTCGAGACCTTGGAATATGCCTGGAGCGATACTGTCCTCTATCCTCGGCGGCACGTTCGGCTGGGTGCGGAGCTGGATGGCGGTGGGCATCGCGTTGATATCATTAGGCACAGTCCTTCTGCTGTTCCTCACGCTGAGGTATATAGCGGCCAGTAGCGTGCTTGTACGAATAGTCGACTCCACATGGTACGGTGTTCTGCTGGTGGTGGTTGGCGTACTCATTACGATATACAGCGGCTTCCTCATAGCGGCGGCGCCCGGCATCCCGTTCTGGAACACAGCGCTCATACCAGTCCTTTGGCTACTCAGCGCCTCGGTATGCGCCCTGGCACTGGTAGAGCTCTTGCTACACCACGGCGACGTAACTCGTCAAGTGGTGCGAATGGGCGTGGCGCTTGAATCCGCCGAGCTAATCGCCGTCATGGCCCTCATCAACCTAGCGCTGTATGGAGGCTCCACGGCGGCAAGGCTGAGCGCCCAGGCCCTTGCGTACGGGTCCCTGGCGGCGGCGTTCTGGGGCGGCCTCGTGGGACTAGGCGTGGTCATCCCCCTGGCCATTGGGATAGTTTCGATGAAAAGACAAAGCAGAGCGCTGACCGCGGCGGCCGCAGTGCTGGCGCTCATCGGGGCACTTCTGCTGAGAATACTAGTGCTTCAAGCCGGCGTTTTTGAACCAATACCATAA
- a CDS encoding 4Fe-4S dicluster domain-containing protein, with protein sequence MTRLAHLWDQSRCIACGACIAACNAANYGSTGRVNKTWGWLASNIKRVELVRGPRPMLFLVQCQHCDNAPCVAVCPTGASYRDVDGLVKIKPELCIGCKYCMVACPYEARWLDEESGLPRKCMGEECLSRVKAGLEPVCVAVCPAGARAFGDLDDPNSAISRRLAQSRYIRLLEGKGTEPKYFVVVGP encoded by the coding sequence ATGACGCGGCTGGCTCACCTCTGGGACCAGTCGCGGTGTATTGCATGTGGGGCGTGTATAGCGGCTTGCAACGCGGCAAACTACGGTAGCACGGGGAGGGTGAACAAGACATGGGGCTGGCTCGCTTCAAACATAAAGAGGGTTGAGTTGGTGAGGGGGCCGAGGCCTATGCTCTTCCTCGTCCAGTGTCAGCACTGCGACAACGCGCCCTGCGTCGCCGTCTGCCCAACCGGCGCCTCGTACAGGGATGTGGACGGCCTAGTCAAGATAAAGCCGGAGCTGTGCATAGGCTGTAAGTACTGTATGGTGGCTTGCCCATACGAGGCAAGGTGGCTTGACGAGGAGAGCGGCTTGCCGAGGAAGTGCATGGGGGAGGAGTGCCTCAGTAGGGTGAAGGCCGGCCTAGAACCTGTCTGCGTCGCTGTGTGTCCCGCCGGCGCCAGGGCCTTCGGCGACTTGGACGATCCTAACAGCGCCATCTCCCGGCGGCTTGCCCAGAGCCGCTATATTAGGCTGCTCGAGGGAAAGGGGACTGAGCCAAAGTACTTCGTGGTGGTGGGGCCATGA